Proteins from a genomic interval of Anolis sagrei isolate rAnoSag1 chromosome 1, rAnoSag1.mat, whole genome shotgun sequence:
- the MSGN1 gene encoding LOW QUALITY PROTEIN: mesogenin-1 (The sequence of the model RefSeq protein was modified relative to this genomic sequence to represent the inferred CDS: inserted 1 base in 1 codon) translates to MWPTGKLSAAAASPSLKLSTQXSRTRWRFMDGNMDSENPSFFTSWDWKNASAGAGAGPLELSQNSSPLSMSPSPSFESYSSSPYPLMMEMPCANSHSSSATSDRTESVLSNNSNDNLRGNYPLMEFPYMYLPGPGQGIKGQKGSTVRMSVQRRRKASEREKLRMRTLAEALHTLRNYLPPVYSQRGQPLTKIQTLKYTIKYISELTDMVNNVKQGQMP, encoded by the exons ATGTGGCCCACAGGAAAAttatctgctgctgctgcttccccaTCTCTCAAGCTTTCCACCC ACTCCAGGACACGTTGGAGATTCATGGATGGGAACATGGACTCTGAGAacccttctttctttacttcgtGGGACTGGAAGAATGCTTCAGCTGGGGCAGGAGCAGGGCCTTTGGAGCTCAGCCAGAACTCATCCCCTCTGAGCATGTCTCCATCCCCTTCCTTTGAATCGTACTCCTCTTCTCCTTATCCACTCATGATGGAGATGCCCTGTGCCAACAGCCACAGCAGTAGTGCCACCAGCGACAGGACTGAAAGTGTcctcagcaacaacagcaacgacAACTTAAGAGGTAACTACCCCTTGATGGAGTTTCCTTACATGTACCTTCCAGGTCCTGGACAGGGCATCAAAGGCCAGAAAGGCTCCACGGTCAGGATGTCGGTCCAACGCAGAAGGAAGGCCAGCGAAAGGGAGAAGCTGAGGATGAGGACCTTGGCAGAGGCTCTGCACACTCTCCGCAACTATTTGCCTCCCGTCTACAGCCAAAGAGGCCAGCCTCTCACCAAGATACAGACTCTGAAATACACTATCAAGTACATCAGTGAGCTCACGGACATGGTGAACAATGTCAAGCAAGGTCAGATGCCTTGA